Proteins from one Microcoleus sp. bin38.metabat.b11b12b14.051 genomic window:
- a CDS encoding permease — MQPVLTNQLNNAFTLFLSLLVEAIPFLLLGVLFSGLLLGFVDERKLVSRIPRNPLLAALIGSSIGFLFPVCECGNVPVARRLLMQGVPAPAAIGFLLAAPTINPVVIWATWTAFRDQPEIVVLRVVFSLLIATIIGWVFSTQTDLRPLLHPYVARAIPLPKPELSEKELAQANTPLLLQSGTFMLGQPGGAVPIESLLQEDWKPLKTAKTEKTSKPSSMFHRVSKERLRLLLDTMVQELRELGGVLVIGSAIAAIIQVGAPRELILNLGQGPVSSILAMLLLAAIVSICSTVDAFFALSFASTFTSGSLLAFLVFGPMIDLKGIGLMLSIFKGRSVIYLMVLAAQLTFLMTLAVNLYLG; from the coding sequence ATGCAACCAGTCCTAACGAATCAGTTAAACAATGCTTTTACCCTTTTTCTCAGCTTGTTAGTAGAAGCAATACCTTTTCTGCTGCTGGGAGTTTTATTCTCAGGCTTGCTGCTGGGATTTGTAGACGAGCGCAAACTCGTATCCCGCATCCCGCGAAACCCTCTGCTGGCGGCTTTGATTGGTAGTTCGATCGGCTTTTTGTTTCCGGTATGCGAGTGCGGTAACGTGCCCGTAGCCCGCAGGTTGCTGATGCAGGGAGTCCCCGCACCAGCCGCGATCGGCTTTTTGCTCGCAGCCCCCACCATCAACCCCGTGGTAATTTGGGCGACTTGGACAGCATTTCGCGATCAGCCCGAAATTGTAGTTTTGCGAGTAGTGTTTTCTCTGTTGATAGCCACAATTATCGGCTGGGTGTTCAGCACTCAAACAGACTTGCGCCCTCTGTTACACCCCTATGTAGCCCGCGCGATTCCGCTCCCAAAACCAGAGCTTTCCGAAAAAGAACTCGCCCAAGCCAACACTCCTCTGCTGTTGCAGTCGGGAACATTTATGCTCGGTCAGCCCGGTGGCGCGGTGCCGATCGAATCTTTGCTACAAGAGGACTGGAAGCCCTTAAAAACAGCCAAAACCGAAAAAACCTCGAAACCTTCGTCAATGTTCCACCGCGTTTCTAAAGAGCGCCTGCGCCTGCTTTTAGATACTATGGTACAGGAGTTACGGGAATTGGGAGGAGTGTTAGTTATCGGAAGTGCGATCGCAGCCATCATTCAAGTTGGCGCACCACGCGAACTAATTCTCAACCTCGGCCAAGGCCCCGTCTCATCGATTCTCGCTATGCTGCTCTTAGCCGCCATCGTATCGATTTGTTCTACAGTAGATGCCTTTTTTGCCCTTTCTTTTGCTTCCACATTTACCAGCGGTTCGCTATTAGCATTTCTCGTTTTCGGCCCGATGATTGACCTCAAAGGTATCGGTTTAATGCTGTCTATTTTCAAAGGTCGCTCCGTAATTTACTTAATGGTTTTAGCAGCTCAGTTAACCTTTTTAATGACGCTCGCTGTCAATTTGTATCTAGGTTGA
- a CDS encoding oligosaccharide flippase family protein gives MSSEKKLAIKGAIWTIASYGSSQVIRFGSNLILTRLLLPELFGLMGLAYVFITGVHLFTDIGLTPSIIQNKRGEEPEFLNTAWTMQIIRSFIVWLCLIAITWPVANFYAEPRLLWLIPLISINTLIGGFKSTAVASLERKMTVKPVVIFELVIQFVSTAVMVVWAWFDHSIWAILAGGFSGSIIELVWSHFLIPGKSNRFAWERSAVKEIFSYGKWIFLSTILFFLCSQADRLVLGKIFTLTMLGIYGIAFTLGDMPRQVIIAVASRVIFPSISMLAELPREELRAKILKNRNLILIPLAIGLAIFVSFGDQLILLLYRKEYVAASWMMPILALGIWHTTLHNLMGSCLLAVGKSQYGAMGNLATFLSISIGIPIGYHFMGNLGAVIAVAVGDIPTYLVTTYGLWKEGLTCFWEDVKLTALFLGVLAIILFVRMSLGGGLPISHISPNDLIPINKLF, from the coding sequence ATGTCATCAGAAAAAAAATTAGCCATCAAAGGTGCTATCTGGACGATCGCCAGCTATGGAAGCAGTCAGGTGATCCGATTCGGTAGCAACCTAATCCTGACTCGCCTGCTGTTACCTGAATTATTTGGTCTGATGGGCTTAGCCTACGTTTTCATCACAGGTGTCCACCTGTTCACAGACATAGGTTTGACCCCAAGCATCATCCAAAACAAGCGTGGAGAAGAGCCAGAATTTCTCAACACGGCTTGGACAATGCAAATTATTCGCAGCTTCATTGTGTGGTTGTGTTTAATTGCAATCACCTGGCCCGTGGCTAATTTTTATGCAGAACCCCGTCTGCTGTGGTTGATTCCACTCATAAGTATAAATACCCTAATTGGAGGATTCAAATCCACTGCGGTAGCCAGTCTAGAACGCAAAATGACAGTCAAGCCAGTAGTAATTTTTGAGCTGGTGATACAGTTCGTTTCTACAGCCGTGATGGTTGTCTGGGCCTGGTTCGATCACAGCATCTGGGCAATCCTGGCCGGCGGCTTTTCTGGTTCTATAATTGAGTTAGTATGGAGCCATTTTTTAATTCCCGGCAAGTCTAACCGTTTCGCTTGGGAGCGATCGGCAGTTAAAGAAATATTTTCTTATGGAAAATGGATATTTCTGTCTACGATTTTATTTTTTCTGTGTTCTCAAGCCGACAGGCTAGTTCTAGGAAAAATATTTACTTTAACAATGTTAGGGATTTACGGCATCGCTTTTACCCTCGGCGATATGCCGCGCCAAGTCATCATCGCCGTCGCTAGCCGGGTGATTTTTCCGTCTATTTCTATGCTAGCAGAGCTGCCTCGTGAAGAATTGCGCGCCAAAATTCTCAAAAACCGCAACTTGATTCTGATACCTTTAGCCATAGGCTTAGCAATTTTTGTCAGCTTTGGAGATCAGCTAATATTACTACTCTACAGGAAAGAATATGTTGCAGCATCTTGGATGATGCCAATCTTGGCTTTAGGTATCTGGCACACAACTCTCCACAATTTGATGGGTTCCTGTTTGTTAGCTGTAGGAAAATCTCAATACGGAGCTATGGGTAATCTGGCGACTTTTTTGAGTATCAGCATCGGCATCCCGATCGGATATCATTTCATGGGGAATTTAGGGGCTGTGATTGCTGTAGCTGTCGGCGATATTCCTACTTATTTAGTAACTACCTACGGTCTTTGGAAAGAAGGGCTAACTTGTTTTTGGGAGGATGTCAAGCTGACAGCACTGTTTTTAGGGGTACTAGCAATCATACTTTTTGTGAGAATGTCTCTGGGTGGGGGGCTACCCATCAGCCACATCTCACCTAACGATCTAATCCCTATCAATAAACTATTCTAG
- a CDS encoding TIGR03943 family protein — protein MNLKKLSPWLDALAILAWGILLLKYWITGKLSILIHPNYFGLTVAGGIGLMVIGGLKIWELVKGDRTKKQSRTSPANKSLRMTEVEHVTLFPPSIGSTLMLSVALIGLATTPRTFTSQTALERGLTESLPITRLQPQEFRNTTKPEKRSLVEWVRLLNFNPEPDTYRGQKVKVQGFVIHPPNVAEQYLWIGRFIITCCAADAYPIGLPVKLPIGQSRTAFTPDTWLEIEGETIVEELQGKRKLIIQASSLKPISEPKNPYDY, from the coding sequence ATGAATCTTAAAAAACTTAGCCCTTGGCTGGACGCCCTAGCTATCTTAGCGTGGGGAATATTGCTCCTCAAATATTGGATCACCGGGAAATTAAGCATTCTCATTCACCCGAATTACTTTGGATTGACTGTAGCCGGAGGTATCGGCTTAATGGTGATTGGCGGGTTGAAAATTTGGGAACTGGTAAAGGGCGATCGCACCAAAAAGCAATCCCGGACATCCCCGGCAAATAAATCTCTCAGAATGACAGAAGTTGAACACGTTACTTTATTTCCCCCCAGTATTGGTAGCACCTTAATGTTGAGCGTCGCATTAATCGGTTTAGCAACCACGCCACGCACGTTTACCAGCCAGACAGCATTAGAACGAGGTCTCACCGAATCTCTGCCAATCACCAGACTGCAACCGCAAGAATTTCGCAATACTACAAAACCCGAAAAGCGATCGCTCGTCGAATGGGTGCGGCTGTTAAATTTCAATCCCGAACCCGATACATACAGAGGTCAAAAAGTCAAGGTTCAAGGATTTGTAATTCACCCGCCCAACGTAGCAGAACAATATCTGTGGATCGGGCGTTTTATCATTACCTGCTGCGCGGCGGACGCCTATCCGATCGGGTTGCCGGTAAAATTACCGATCGGTCAAAGCCGCACCGCCTTTACCCCCGACACTTGGCTAGAAATAGAAGGAGAAACGATCGTAGAAGAACTGCAAGGCAAGCGCAAATTAATTATTCAAGCATCCTCCCTCAAACCAATTTCCGAACCAAAAAACCCTTATGATTATTAG
- a CDS encoding ATP-binding protein produces the protein MLNTSCVERPIQAMSETELKELCLDSTLQELSLYDFKVEATDLGMQISQMLEANPLLPGVILTDRGEFAGMISRRRFLEFISRPFGRELFLKRPVRALYRFAEIENLIFPSNTLIVDAARKSLQRSKELLYEPIVVQLSPVSYSLVDVHELLVAQSNIHELATKLLRQQTQSQLIQTEKLASLGQMVAGVAHEIRNPVTCITGNLGFLSNYSQDIMDLLCAYEEIVGPSPKIDKLKADIEFDFLQEDWEEILKSMKVSSQRLTELVTSLHTFSHMDETHLKEANLHECIDSTLLILKNRLKYGFKVVKKYGDLPLVKCYSGQLSQVFMNIVSNAMDALEEFKGEKGFVPAITIETELIDSSDGDCVNSELLQNYVLGERKDAILREAQLSRRESPAGLNGDSSPDTAEKNQNNAWIAIRIADNGPGISPEIQRRIFDTFFTTKPAGKGTGLGLAITHQIVTEKHKGKLNLHSTPGTGTEFEILLPLI, from the coding sequence ATGTTGAATACCTCCTGCGTCGAAAGACCAATTCAAGCCATGTCCGAGACTGAGCTAAAAGAACTTTGTTTAGACTCTACTCTTCAAGAATTATCGCTTTACGATTTTAAGGTAGAAGCTACAGATTTGGGAATGCAAATTTCCCAGATGCTAGAAGCTAATCCGCTGTTACCTGGAGTCATTTTGACAGATCGAGGTGAATTTGCGGGCATGATTTCGCGGCGGAGATTTTTAGAATTTATCAGCCGTCCTTTCGGGCGAGAATTATTTTTAAAGCGACCTGTCAGGGCTTTGTACCGCTTTGCTGAAATAGAGAATTTAATTTTTCCTAGCAATACTTTAATTGTGGATGCAGCCCGGAAGTCGCTACAGCGATCGAAAGAACTGCTTTACGAGCCGATTGTAGTTCAATTGTCCCCTGTTTCTTATAGTTTGGTAGACGTACACGAACTTTTAGTAGCCCAATCCAACATTCACGAACTAGCGACAAAATTGCTGAGACAGCAAACTCAATCTCAACTCATTCAAACCGAAAAACTAGCTAGTTTGGGGCAGATGGTAGCTGGAGTCGCCCACGAAATTAGAAATCCCGTCACCTGCATCACCGGAAATTTGGGCTTTTTGTCGAACTACTCGCAAGATATCATGGACTTGCTGTGCGCTTACGAAGAAATTGTCGGCCCCAGCCCAAAAATTGACAAACTAAAAGCAGACATAGAATTTGATTTTTTGCAAGAAGATTGGGAAGAAATTCTCAAAAGCATGAAAGTTTCATCCCAGAGGCTGACTGAACTCGTCACCAGCCTGCACACTTTCTCTCACATGGATGAAACCCACTTAAAAGAAGCTAACCTCCACGAATGTATTGACAGCACCCTGCTAATTCTGAAAAACCGTCTTAAGTACGGGTTTAAAGTAGTTAAAAAATATGGGGATTTGCCTTTGGTCAAGTGTTATTCTGGTCAGTTGAGCCAGGTATTTATGAATATTGTCAGCAATGCGATGGATGCTTTGGAAGAATTCAAAGGAGAAAAAGGTTTTGTACCTGCGATTACTATTGAAACTGAGCTAATAGACAGTTCTGACGGAGACTGCGTAAATTCGGAATTACTTCAAAATTATGTTTTGGGCGAGCGAAAAGATGCAATATTGCGTGAAGCGCAGCTATCCCGTAGGGAATCGCCCGCGGGCCTCAACGGCGATTCTAGCCCGGATACAGCAGAAAAAAATCAAAATAACGCTTGGATAGCGATTAGAATTGCCGACAACGGGCCGGGAATTTCGCCAGAAATTCAGCGCCGGATTTTTGATACATTTTTCACGACTAAACCTGCGGGTAAAGGTACTGGCTTGGGGCTAGCAATTACCCATCAAATTGTTACAGAAAAGCATAAAGGTAAGTTGAATTTACATTCAACGCCCGGTACTGGTACGGAGTTTGAAATTTTGTTGCCTTTGATTTGA